The sequence ATCGGGAGCAGATTAATTCCTCTGCCAAAATAGCATGGAGAGAGAAATGAGGGGAAAGTGGAGAAAATGAGGACAACAGGTTGAAACTCCAAGAACAAGGATTTTCATTGTCTTTTAGGTGAATTTCTTTCATGAGTACATTTCCAGATCTTATGATTATGTAAAGCTACGAGAAGTGAATGTTTTATGCCAATATTTTTTCTCGCTCTCAGAAGTTGGCAGCTCTAGCCTGACATTTGCCACTTCATCAGCAGCCTTCTTGccattacaaaaataaacatgttggtGAAAGTGGCACAAATATCCAACATGTTTTTAACTTCAGAttctaaaaactgaaaagcatGCAGAGAAATAAAGAGCAGAGTTTATGAACAGCATGCATCAGAGGACTATACCATGATTTTAACTCTACCTTTGCAGCTTGCTGTTTCATTAGTCTAACATAGACCCACTCAAGGCATGACTTACTGTGTGATTGTTCTCAGCAAGGTTAGCTCCAAGTATAACTGCAAACGAGGGAAATGTAGATGTTTGTGAACTAAATTGTCAGTCAAGTCTTGTTCTGACAGTTTGGGCTGTGATTGTATCAGGTTAACAGTGCTTCATAAGTTAATCTCATGCTTTGAGTCATTAGGAGTATTTTCACCTCCAAATTTACAAAGCCTAAAGCTGCAGAACGAGTTTCTATCAAAATACTTTTCTAGATCTTTTTGGACATGATGCAATATGCAAAttgtattattagtatttgaggGGCTTTTGCACATATGATTGGCTAAATGTGGAATTGGAAACATGCATGTAAATACACTTACAGTTTCATGATGATTATGACTGataaacatacacacaaaccCACTGCTAAATACAATGCATTGCGAAAGATAATGAGATAGGATGACATAAAGGGTCCAAAAATAGCGAAGGGGAAGGAAAATACAGCATTGCttttttgtgaataaaaatctgaaatgtttggTGGGTAGTTGTATTAAGCCCCCTCTGATGccccttaataaaatccagcgCACCAACTAGTGTTAAAACTCAACTGGACAGTTAATAGAATCCacccatttaatttaatttcagtatagaTACAGATGTTCCATTAAGgtctcaaaggtttgttagagaacataagtaatcaaacagcattatgaaaaacagacaagtcagggataaagttatgTTGTTAGGTTAGAAAACAGGATCCCAAGTGTTACATCGTCTGATGTAAGGTGCtgttttcttaaaatatgttAAGTTGAGCATGTAGGTCAGAAGCACATCGGTTATCTAAGAGGAGAGGATGTATAAAACGACGCCGCTGCATCTTTCGTCCTCTGCTCATCCCTGCCAGCAACACCTTAGTCGTGAAGCGTCTTTTTTAACATCTTCAGTGTTGTGCAACTTCTTTTTGGCCCTAGTTTTCTCACATTTATCTTCGTAAGGGAGGTAAtttattgtcagtcagtcagtcaatttcTATAcctcttcttccatagtgggttgcggggaagctagtgcctatctccagcagtccatcgcagggcaacacacaaacaaccatgcacacactcattcacacacctaagggcaatttagagagaccaattaacctaacaggcatgtctttggactgtgggagaaagccggagtacccggtgataacacacgcatgcacggggagaacatgcaaacaccatgcagaaagacccctggccgggaatttatcttcttgctgcaagacaacagtgctaccaactgcgccaccgtgcagcccttggTAAGTTattgtgattttgtttatttattttgactaTAAGCTTGGTTGATATTTCAGATAGTTTCcttttggttgttgtttttgcaCATGACCCACTTCCTTCTCTGTgttgaaatctgaaaagttaaaTTATCATATGGTTAATAAATCATTGTAGAAGTGGTACACCTGTGTTTTCTGGCTGCTTGAGGTCTGACGAGGACGGAGTGGCCAGGCCTAGACAGGCCATAACAcaaacttaaaacattttacggagcactgttcaatccatcatctgaaaatggagagAGTTTGGGAAAACTGAAAAACCTAGCGAGACATGATATCTCTCGATATATTTTTCTGCTGGGATCAGCCAGGCCTCTCTTTCACttgtccagaatgctgctgctcgTCTcttaaaagaaacacacaaacatgaacATATCTCTCCCAATTTGTCTTCACTCCACTGGCTGCCTATGTGCcaaaaaattcattttaaaagtcTATTCTAAGCTTTTAAATGTCTAACTGCTCTTGCTCCTCCATACCTCTCTGATTTGCTTCAGGCTTTTGTTTCACCAAGTGCTCTTAGAACATCTGAACAGCATCTATTGACTTTACCAAAAACTAGGCAGAAACTCAGAGGAGATTGGGCCTTTTCAGTTTTGGCACCAAAATGATGGAACAAGTTGCCATTAAATGACCAGACAGGCCTCTTCTCTTACTGCTTTTAAGTCTCTCTTAAAAAACACACCTATTTTCAGTGGCCTTTGACATGGTGTGAGTTGGtctgttgttcttttatttgctacagttttttgtgtggttttactctgtttttgtttttggttatatttcattatttgtattatttgtgCCTTTTAGTACTGTACAGCATGGGTTTgaacaatttgttttaaatgtgctttataaaaacAATGGATTGGATTGGATGACTATTCTCTTGAACTGACGAGTAGCACGATATTCAGAAAAacatggttactctggaggagctgcaaagtgTCAAAATCAGTTAACAGGATATAGTTGGTGATGGGTTCCAAAATTCTGGCCTCAATGGAAGTGTTGCTAGAAGAAAGCcatgtttttgcatttatatACTTTAGTATAGgactttttttgcatttgaccTCCGGTCTTTGGCTCAAATCCTGGCACAAATAAGACTAATAGAATATGAATTTTCTCCACAGGTAACCATATTTTTCTCAATCCACTATGTTTTGCAGAGAGTGATAATGTAATTTTGGTCATCACTCCTGAAGCCAAAGTAATTATTAGCCTGAACAAATTAATTAGATAATGATTCAGCATTTGGGTCTAAAAACCATCATAAGGAGCAGATAACTGATGAAGAATGGAGAATGGGTCTGTCTCGAAAGAAACAGCCTCATCAATAAGCATGACTCAGCTCCTCTTCTTGTTAGAGAAAgggatatttttttctgtatggaTCTTGTCACAGATCTTCAGAAAGTATACTGAAGGTCAAAAGCACCTAGCCAGGACCAATATAAAGTTGCCTTCATTATGGTTTTTATAATGAAGtacaaaaggaaacaaaattcAGTTGACAGTTGGAAAACTATTACATAAAACTGCAGTAGTAAGCACAGTTCAATACCACTGTGTTTTCCTCATATAAAACactgaatttatttagttttaactgtatttcaactgctgttcattttcatataaaTGATAATTCATaagtgttttgttcagatagaaCAACTTTTCATAATTAACTGAAAAAGAGCAAATTTTTTACTGTTGAAAAGGGAAATTTTCAAAGTGTGAACCTGGAGGTTTAACAGCACAACAACAGCAAGAGCTTTGGCTCACTCATTATGATTGTTTTACAGCACTTTGTGCCTCAGAGCTTTGTacattttcacacattattaacaGCAGATCATTATGAATCATTTATCACTATAATGCATagatatacaaatatataaagtCTAAGAAAAACACCAAAGCCCCTTatgttcatttttctttcagctAAATCTAAAGATGAGAAAGTTTCAGTTACCTAAAAGTTGAAGAACTGACAGACATAGTTCGGTGAGCTAAGGTAACTCGTGAGAAGGAAATCATACAATATATGGAAATGCAAACTCTAACGATTTCTTGAACATTAATAAACAGTGTTAATTCTGgtcaaaaacaaatatgttgCATCTAATTAGGATGCCATCTGATCTCCAACAGATTACGTGGACTTGGACCAACATCTTGATCAAGGTTCAAACATCCTGTATTGTAATCCCTTTAGGGATCTTAGTCAGACATGTAAATACCAGATCTGTGTGAAACATCCACGAAAGGTACAAACAAGAGTAACTAAACATGTCTGCAAAGTCTGTGCCAGTACTGGCTaaatctgtttgctttttagTTACTGCCATCCCACATGCTCACTTCTGACTTCATTGCACTCATGCTACAGCTCTGAACCAAAAAATGTGAGGGATGAGTTGTTTAACAGCTTCACATGGATAATGTGTCCATGCTTTTTGTGAGTGGATGTAGTACAACAACGAGAGTTGAAGGCAAAACCAAACTCACACTGTTCATCATGGCAGAATGAGGTGGGGATTTTGTGGTATCCTGCTAGTGTTTAATTATCCATGAGATAACTGGGTATATTAAGGCTTGTACAAATGAATTATGTGCTCTATTGCACTCCCCCCCTTTGTCATGAAGTGCTTTGAACATATAGTGACATCCCACCTTCCATCCTCTCTTTCTGCTCCACCCGACAAACATAAAGTTTCCTTACAGGTCAAACATATTAATAGACACACTGTCTTTTCCCCACTGGACCTGAAAAATACTCATGTTGTTCACTGATAATGTTTCCCCTTGAAATACTATAATTCCATAAAAACTTATTATGGTCTGCACATCAGTGTTTCTCAATGAAATTGATTGTTGACCTCTTGACCTCATCAAACACTGGTACCCCCCAAGAATATGTGCTAAGCCCTCTGCTGTACATCCTGTTCACCACAGTTGTAGCACAAAACATGAATGGAACAACATGATGACACCATCGTAATTGCATGCATGTCTGATGGTGATCAGTCCAAGACCAAGGAGTTCAATGTGaacaaaaggaaactgcagGGAGGAGAGCACGCCCCATTGAGGTGGAAAGCATCTGTTGCATCAGGTTTCTAGGGATCATCATCAGTGAAGATGTGAGTTGATCCGATCacataaatctgaaaaaattaaagacagAGACTTTTCTATCTGTATCTTAAGAGATTCAGTTTATAATCCATAGTACTCACCAGATTGATAAAAACATAATGGTGCAATCTGAAGAATGTAATGGTGCACCATTATGTTTTCAGAGAGATCAACCCACCCACACTGCCCAAGCTCCAGCCCATTTACCAGTAAATGAGAACCAGTAAATGGTAAATGCCCTGCATGTGTATAGGGTTTTATAAAGTCTGAGAACTcgaaagtgctttacaaatcaGTCATCCTCCCAATCATACaatgacagtggtaggctacattgtagccacagctaccCTGGGGCAGATTAAGGCTGCTATATTATTGGcaccaccgggccctctgaccaccattaaCAGGCAAAGTGggtgcccaaggacacaatgactgtgGGGGTTCGAAATGGCAACCCTCTCATTACCATTTTTTACCACTTACCAGTAAGAAACATTTCTATCCACAAGCTAACATAACATCAGTGAGCTTTAAGTGTCTGCTCTAGAGCTTTACTTTTGCAGTGTTTCAGTTACTGCATAACATTGCCACATTAAGACCATCTATAATTATTGTAACTTTTTCTGTAATTTTTGTAAGCAGATaaaaatcatccatccattttctatacccgcttcttccgtacagggtcggggagctggtgctccagcggtctacgggcaaaaggtggggtacaccctggacaggtcaccagtccattgcaaaCACACATAATCATGTACacaaccattcacacctaagaacaattgagagaaaccaattaacctaacaggcatgtttttggactgtgggaggaagccggagtagcacagagaacccatgcatacacagggagagcatgcaaactccatgcagaaagacaccgcTGGGAGTGGAActtaggaccttcttgctgtaaggcaacagtgctaccaactacgcCACTGTGCAACCCCAGATAAAACACTCCTTacaaattatttagttttttttaatagacCTTCTCGAAAGGGAAAACTGTGTTCACATGGCCAAGACCTTAAAGATAAAAATCTTGACTAAGGAACTATTAGTGTGTTGTAAgctgtatttgtaaaataaacttaTATCAAAACAGTTTAAtccaaatgcaaaataaatatattttttaatggatACAAAAATCTTGAGTGTTAAATTAAGGAGGGTATAGCATTTTAAGGTCTGAAATTCTGGGGAAATTTATGTCcatcaattttcatcattagatagttaataaaatttaattcaaaaatactttattcatcccaaatggaaattaattgtttttgtagctcatattatacaggcttcttcaaagagccgttgtaggtGCCGAtggctgtgggtaggaaggatctcctgtagcagtctgtcttacagcagatctgaagaagcctctggctgaagacactgttgttgtacaacagtctgatAAAGAGGATAATCAGGGTTCTCTGCAATGTTctccattttatgaagaatctttctTAAATCCAGAATTTAGAATATACCTTACTTCCAAAATTTAATGGTATTTATCTTTGTTATAGGCTTTGTatcttcacaataaaaacaaattttactcACCTTAAGGGGaattaaaaactgctttgtcATACCAAAACTTTAGGAATAACTTAAAAAAGAGACTGAAAGATATTGTGGgtatgtttattttacagtcaaAAATTCAGTAAACTGCATCCTGCAATAGCAAATATAAAGGTGTTTTTCAATGGATGGTGCAGCAACAAGTGATCCAACGCCAATAGCTTCTGCAAACTCACTGATGGCAACATATCTACAGGCAGGACACCAAAAGCCCAGGGGCCCACATCCTCTTAAATCCAGCCCTGGGTAGGGGCTATTGAATGGGATTCAATCTTAAAATTAACATGACTGTTCTGAAACTTTACAAAGCCAATTCAGTGTATACCAAGAATTTATGTACAGCCGTAAATAAATCACAACCAACTTAAATAACACTAAACCAATGTATTTTTTCATATGTTCGTATATTTAGAACAAGAACTTTAGAACCAATTTCTGAAGTCAGCAGTCCAATAGCGCCCACTCTGTCAGATCTTCATGCAGGACTATATGTGGGTATCATGGATTTGATTTGTTTAAAGGCGTCCGGGCCGCCGTAGTTTTCCAGTATCTCCAGAGTCTCCTCAATCAAATCACCAATGCTCTCTCTGTCCCGCCGGCTCTCGATAGCATCTCCGAGGTTTCTCTTCTTGTTCTTGAAGAGGTTGAAAACGGGCAGGATCTGCTTTAAGTAAGGCACCAGAGCCACCCCGACGTCGTCTGCGGACATCACCAGATACTGAAGGATTCTCAGGGTGGAGCACATCACCTGGTGGTTTTTGGTGTTCATGGCATTCCTGATGGGGATGATGAGCTTGGGCAGGACGGGGAGGATCTTGGAGCCTCCCCGTTCCAGCATGTCGTGGATCCCTTGCCGGGCGAGGAGCTCGTATGGGTACTCGGTCTCACAGAGGCCATGAAAGAGCAGCGGCAGGTAGTATTGGTAGTCCAGTTTCTCGATGTCCACCTTCCACGCtatgtttttgcctctgctgtTATGGTCCACAGCGATCGGGAGCTCCCTGCGCTCGTAGTAAGTCCGAAAAGCGGTGGGTTTGGACGGCCGCTGCTTAAACACCCCTGTAGGTGGAGGCCTCGCAACCACGGAGTTCCTCATTAAGGCCTTGACGGTGAAACCGTCAGCTTTTACCTCCTTTTTGGTTCTTGACATGTCACAGCTCCTTCCGCAGCTGagctaaaaacattaaaacagtttttaaaaaaagacgGGGTCGCTCCGATTACAATTTAATGCGCACGAAACTTCAGAGCCGTTTATTTTTCCATGGTTGCTATGGAGCTTTGAACGCTTCATTTCGAAGAGGAAGGGCGCCTGGTTACCATAGTAACCACAGTACACTGAAAACCCGACGCCGAACTTCCCTCCTTACTACCTGTCTGGGCATCAATCCGCCATAAACAAAATATAGTTCCTACATATATGCATCCTACCAGCATGAAAAGAtcattcagctttatttctaGACCACTTTTCATACAGCTGAGTGTGACACAGAGGCTGCATGGGTGATAAACAGAAACTTACCAATCGATAAAgtacaattaaattaaacagcGATAATTATAGGACAAATCAATCAAAAATGATTGTAGGCTGAATAAATGTTTATgtgaaatgtaaaacattttatcccTAAAATATATACCATAATatcaaacataaacacaatgTACACTATGTACTTCCTGGGATCTGGATACAGAGTATTATGATGCACAAGTTATATATGTACTAAAGTATATATAAAGTATTCACAGGAGGTGATATTAACCATGGtgaaacatttataaaatatacaCATGTTAAAGTCTCATCTTACAAAAGGTTATTTTACAAACAGTTGACAAATGTCCCTTTAAGAATCTAATAAGTGGAGTAAGGGGGGGTTTGCTGACTCAGGGCAAAAATTCTCAAACCTGGTTCTCAATCCACAATGACCTGCATGTGTTAGATGGTTCCCTCAGACACAACTGCTCCACATTAACAGGTAATTAGCAGGTAACCACTGCAGAACTCAATGTCAAACTGTGGATGGATTCATCTATTTTGATGCAGTAAAACGTCAGAACTTCTCTCCGACCTTCTTAAAAGCTGCACAACAGGTGGTGGGTGAAATGCCTCTATGGTAATAATTTACAGGATGCACAGTCAAGATCATGTCACACTGACTGTGTTAAAGACGTGCTGGgggaaaaatatcaaaataatgatGTTTGGGAAACTTAACAAGAAATACATGTGAACATTAGACCAGCTGAATCATTTCCAGCAGTACCACCCTGAATGCcacagcaaaatgaaaaaaaacctttacgTGCCAGAACTTTATATGCATCCCTTGGCTGATTGTGTGTAGCTTACATGGATGCGTTCCACAGTTCAGGTGATGCAAAAGTAGCAGTCACACATCCAGAATTATAATATAAACTAGAGTAGATGGTAAATAAAGGTTTTCAGTTTGGACAACAGAAATTATTGCATTTCTAGTAGCAGTACAGTTCTCTGAGGACACACGGCCTTTAAGAATCATTAAGAGTTCACATTCACATCAGTCATTGGCCCTTTTGGAGTTAGGTCACccagaaaataaatttgttttcaacTTGAGAAATTGGCTTCCACTCTCTGCATTTCTCACCCtatgcaaatctttttccaagCCTCATTTACATAATTTAAAGTAACAAATTACCAACTCATCTAAAAATGGTAGGAATCttccaaaaataaatcataCGTTCCTTATTATTGTCTTTACTACCAGAACACTTTTCTACCATAACAATCTTCTGAGGCCTGTTGAGTATTATTACTTTCAGAGTTCTGGTAAAGTGTAAACTCAACCCTAAATAATAGGATCTCATTTTAGTCTTCTTTCCTTTTATCACCTTTATAATCAGTAGTAAAAAACAAGTTActggaaaaaatgtatttaaattgtaCCATCttcagcactgttgccttgcagcaagaaggtcttcggttcaactcccagctgggggtctttttgcatggagtccCATTCCATCTC comes from Girardinichthys multiradiatus isolate DD_20200921_A chromosome 20, DD_fGirMul_XY1, whole genome shotgun sequence and encodes:
- the pacrg gene encoding parkin coregulated gene protein, which codes for MSRTKKEVKADGFTVKALMRNSVVARPPPTGVFKQRPSKPTAFRTYYERRELPIAVDHNSRGKNIAWKVDIEKLDYQYYLPLLFHGLCETEYPYELLARQGIHDMLERGGSKILPVLPKLIIPIRNAMNTKNHQVMCSTLRILQYLVMSADDVGVALVPYLKQILPVFNLFKNKKRNLGDAIESRRDRESIGDLIEETLEILENYGGPDAFKQIKSMIPTYSPA